In the Carettochelys insculpta isolate YL-2023 chromosome 6, ASM3395843v1, whole genome shotgun sequence genome, cccccaggattaacctgcctcagctccaaacgggcccctgggactaacccatctgtggcgctggctggggatgtgcacccagtggaaggaaggctggtgtgcaggtgttccactggtggggggtgagccgagccatgcccactggaggggtgaggctgctcaggtagtggggcgaatgaggggctctctgtggctccctgccctgccgccgctgaaataatgggactgaattcagttggtttaatggccagctccctcctgcctctctgctggccattaaaccgattaaattgagttctactgtttcagtggtggcagggcagggagccacagagtagtcagctattgtaatggactTTCTCACTAACCCTTATTTTCTCTTTGCAGAACCCCAGCATTCCACAGAagaccatttgggaaacactggtgtagacatatcctaaaaattaaatttgtatgCTCTGAGTCTGTCAAGCAATTCTTCAGCAAAACTAGATAATAACAGAGTTAATATTTCTGACATGTCTAAGATTAAAATACAATTACAGTTTAAACCTCTCTCCTCCAGAACTCTTTGGGACCTCATCGGTGCCAAACAAGAGGATTTTCTGGACCACGTGAGATCAaaattttctagcacattaccaacacttccactgcttactgggctcttggaagacatttaggggtaaattattgCTAAATTACAgtacagaacaccgagagccaggacaggtgactgtaaacaaactgtgggaccctgggaaacttgccCATACctatgataagtagtcatccagctaatgaaaatcatgcctgattacagatATTATTGGACAAGAGAGGTCCAGCTTGTTGGAATTTCAGCTGGAAAATCATATTTGGGAGTAAAATAGAATTTTGATTTTGGTAGACATCAGATCTCCAAGATTTCAAGTTAAAAGTTTATGTATTAAGAACATCACAGTTGAGGCTTGAATGATAAAATTACAGCTGTTAAGCTGCTTCCTTTGACCAGCTCCTGAAACTGGAAAAGTGTAAGTCACTTGTCTAACTTTAAAGGCTTTCTGTAAAGTGGGGGAAATTATTGGACTTATGCacgctttatttttcttttgcttctttATGATTTGTATGTACATGTACATAAAGAAGGCCTAAAAGGTTCTCTTAAAATCTTCCTGATTattttatgtttgtttattttacatttgAAATTCAGGTCTAATCTGTCTTGGAATGGTAGTGAGGACTGAAGAACTAATGAAGGAATCAGCATGGACATAATCAGGCTTGAGTACCAATGATACTTATGCAGAAGGACTTTGAAAGACTTGCCCCTCCATGACAGGGGGAAATTACTTTGTGATCTGGCTGGAGGCCTGAGTCATGAAGCATATCTGCACTGTGATTTTTGTGAGTGGTAGGACAGCTGTGTGTTGGAAGACCAGAAAGGCAGTGCTGAACTATGTGGAGCTAATCCTCAAAATTGCTAGGAGGAAGTGCCACACAGTGGTGAGTGGAGCACACTGTGACACATctttagtatcggaggggtagccgtgttagtctggatctgtaacagcaacaaagggtcctatggtaccttatagactaacagaaaagttttgagcatgagctttcgtgagcacagactcacttcatcagatgctggtcttggaaatctgcagggccaggtataaataagccagagcaagggtggtgataacaaggttagctcagtcagcaagggtgaggcttactaccagcagttgatctggaggtgtgaacaccaagggaggggaagctgctgttgtatttagccagccattcacagtctttgtttaaacctGAGATGAGGGCatggaatttgcagatgaattgtagctcagaaatttatCTTtgaagtctggtcctgaaatttctttgccataggatagctacttttaagtctgctactgtgtggcctgggagattgaagtgctctcctacgggtttttgtatattgccatttctgatgtctgatttgtgtgagtttattcttttacgtagagacagtccagtttgtccgatgtacatagcagaggggcattgctggcacatgatggcataaattatattggtagatgtgcagctgaatgaacccacaatggtgtggctgatctggttaggttctGTAATggcgttgctggtgtagatatgtgggcagagctggcaacgaggtttgttgcatggatgggtccctgagttagagtgactgtggtgcggtgtatagttgctggttaggatttgcttcaggttggcgggttgtctgtgggcaaggactggtctgcctcccaaggcctgtttatacctggccctgcagatttccaagaccagcatctgatgacgtgagtctgtgctcacgaaagctcatgctcaaaacttttctgttagtctataaggtgccacaggacccttcgttgctatgtcTTTAGTAGAGACTCCACTCCCTCACCCTATCGATAAAAATCACCGTTAGGTAAAATGTGGATTACCTGTTTGACTCTATAACTTTTCAAAGTTTGCTGATCCACAACTATGTGGGCCCCATGAGTGTCCATCAGAATAGAAAAGAAAGAGGGTAAGTGATGCTGCTGCTATATCTAAGTTAAAAGGCAAGCAAATATAACCATGAAGCTTTTAGGATTTCTTTATATCTCTCTAAAAAGGGGCACATATCCAATTTAAAAAATCCTCTGCACTCTGTGTTGAAGTGCAAACAAGATATAATATAATACCACTTCCATTATTCTCTGTTCCTACCCTGATAGCTGCATATAACCTAGCTACAGTTTCTGTTTCTTCATTGTGACTTATGCATCACAATGGCTTAATCTGTAGTTCAGAACAGAGCAGTGCTCTGTGCAGATCTGAATTTATATCACTGAGATTTAGTATTTATTTCTGGAAACACTAGAACACTATTTGGGAACAAAGGGTAAAGGAGGTGATGTCTAGTTAAAAAGAATCCCTTTTCTTCACACAATCAAAAGTGATTTATTGTACATTTCTGTTTATTGCTCTTCAAAAGTAAGTATTTGCACGGGGAAGCTTTTCTTTAAGTTGGCACTATAAGTCAAGAAAGATCAATTGAAACCAAGGAAATACATACATGGAATCTCTGTTTATCCACATTCCTAATGGACATTACAGGtttaaaaattacatttgaaCAACTAGATTTCTTTACATATTTTACTAATAACACCTTGTATTAAAAtgtaagaatttttaaaatgcactttgttTTTCACTATACATACTACACATTTATTTGTTTGTCCTTCTTTCATCTTAGACAATAAAGATCAATTGTCTATTTCATTTTCACTGTCTTGTTCCTAATAGCTTTGACAGGTGATATCTAATGAGATAAACTGCAAAACTCCATGATACACAGTCAAACCATACAATATTTGCATTTCTCAGGTGTCTTTGCCGTCCTTGCATTCCATTCACTGATCTGTTTTCAGCATGACTGCTAACAATCCAAATATCTGAGAGGTTTTGAACTGTCAACAACATGCCACAAAAATCCATTCCTCTTCATGAGGTGTATAACAGGTGACATTCAGTGCTGGATATGCAGCAAGTTTAAGGTTCAATAGTTTACGGACTGTTGGAATATGGTTGCTTAATCCCATTAAAGAGCACGGAATCTTCCTTCTCTATGACCATGTTTTCATGAGAACCAGTGTTAAATTTTAGAAAATTTCCCACTGGTGCTGACATTGGTTTAGCTCCATTGCCATTAGCAGTATTAGGGGCTCTAGAGCAGATGGCCTGACAAatcctttaacactggctttgtCCAGAGTAGGATTTGGAAGGTGTTAACATGGGTTAACTAACtgcctactgtagacacagcagaATTCCTTTAAAACTGTTTAACTGGTGGACTCACAGCCTATACTAGGCTATTAACATGAAAGCTAATGCTTTCCAAAATCGAGCTTGGACAAGGCCGCTGTTTCTCAATGAGATCCGAATTTAGCAGCTCAATTGCATAGTAACACAGTGATGGAAACCAATAAACTGCCTTTACAAGGCATCCTATTGTTGCTAGTATTTGATGAAGAGGTATTAACAATGGAGGGAAATTTTTAGAAACTTTCCCCTAGTGCAGTCAGGACTTTAAATTTTAGGTGGCTTTCTTTTTAGCACAATCAGATCAAGAGGTATCAAACCTTAAACTCACATTATAATGTATTAAAAAGTGCATGCTTTCTAAGCCAGTTGGACCCAtgggcagtgctccctgtaagatgagcactcaggcagccacccagaagagattcaggtgctgcacaggTGATTaacagagtacccacagccacctgcatgtATTTGTATAAGGTGGTACCCATCTGCACATGCAACAAAATTAATTACACACttggatagaaaaaaaattagcaagaaCACTGCTCATGGGATTGAAATAGCTTGGCTCTATAGGAGGAGATGGAAAATAAGCtaccaaaatgtttaaaatgctCTTTTAAGACAGTATAACTACAAAATACGTGACATTTAAAAACTACTCAATGGTACGTATAATGTAGTATGAAGACATTGCTTGTACTAATGagttatgcaagtcatcccaaAACAAAAGCCATTAataccatcctatcaacacacaCTTCATGTATTACAGATAAACTACGGAAAAGGTAAATGTAACCAAAAAGCTTATAATATCCCCAGGGCTTCCAACAGAGGATTAAATAGAATCTCTCAAGAATGAAGCATGTATGATAGAAAAGGGGTAGCTCATATAAgacaagttttcttttttaatacgTGGCATGTTATATataagaaacaaaataattatgAATAGGGCTTTTTGTTCATCCAAACGTTGAGATGACATTCATAAAACAAGCCATGCTTCAcacatctttatttttttcatatttgtaaCATGGTTCTGGGCTATACTGTGGGATTTTGCCATCCTAGGGGATTGTGTGAAGCAGCTCCAGAAGTTGTTTGGTTAAGTGAGATGCTTTAGGAAGCAAAATCTCTTTGGCTGCTCCCTAGTCTGCAAGGAAACAAACACATGCTGCATTTTTACTATGTTTGGAACCACTTGTTCCTCGATAAGGTGGGTTGGTGCCATggtcccagcttccctccactctCCTTCAGAGCAATTTGCATCTGTTGGGGTGCTGAGCTTATTCCTCGCACAGAGCCTAAAACAGTAGGTGAAAATGTACATGTTCTTTGCAAACATGCTAGTATCAGGAGGCATTTGATCCTATAGCTTAGCTGTAACGGAAATGTGTTTGAAACCCAAGCTATGGTGTTTGGTGATGCAAATGCTACCTGTAAAATAAATAAGATAGAATACAGTGAGCTTTGGGGTCTAAAATTTTGCAGTGGAATTTTGCAGTGGAATGCAGGTGCACTTCTCTGTATAGCTGATAAAATTAGCCAGATCTAGTAGAATGCAGATGTTGAAGTCATACTTTTGTGGTACTACTGCATCATTTTTCACTGAGGTCCAGAATTTTTGGTGTACAGGAGCTGCTGCATTTCCCCCCCGCCACTGCATCTAGGTTACAAACTGGCATGGGCCAAGTTCCTTCAGTCCTGTTGGACCAGCctgaatcagatttcttttcgGTGAAAGAGAAACCAATACTTTGTAGAATTCAGGGATTAGGAGGCAAAAATTACCATGCTCTGACTGGATCTAGATCTTCTGCACCTGTCATGTTCCAGCAGCAAGGCAAGATAATCCTGGTGGAGTCAGAGGCAGCTACAGTTATCTCTAGGCAATACAATTTGGGCAGTTGGTAGGAAACATTGGCAGGATCCTTCCAGAGCCAGATGTGGATTTTGCAGCAGTTCTGTGCCAGACTCTCTAAAGTTTTGGATGCAGGACAGACTGGACCTTTAAGGTGTTGAACTTTGGTGCTCTGTGGCCAGTTTTTGCCTGGGCTACAGTAAGCCCCTGTAAGTGGATCCAGGTTTGTGCAGCCCTCCTACTTAAGGTGCAATGAGCCCTGTGGCTTGTTCTCCCCCCGGCCTCCCAGGGCTTTAGATGGGTTGATTCAGGAGCATGCGGCCAAACATGAACCGCCCCGGCCCGTTCCCTTGGGACTCACGGGAGTTGTTCAGCAGGGAGGACACCTCGCAGGCAGGGGCTGCCGCTGCGTTCTGCACGTTCAGCCTTCGTGCGCCTCGCTGGAACTGGCAagttcccagccactggcccccgGGGACTGAGGCGGCGGCACTACAGTACGGGGAGGCGGGAGGCGGATGAGCCTGCGCGCTCCCGCCGCTACGTGTGCACGCTCCCGCCCGGCGGCTTGTCCTCTGTAGCATCCTGTCGGGGGAGCATGGCACTTCCCATTCCCTCGCGCGGCTCCGGGGCAGGCGGCAGCATGtgagcagggcactggggggaggCGAGGGGGACCGCATCGCAAATGGCAACGAGCCGGGGAGCCGAGCAGCCCACAGGCAACGGCGCTTGTAAATCGGTAGCCAGCACGAAAACGACTTGGCTCATTGCAGATCAGCCCGAGAGTGCCCAGGGCAGGAGTGAGGCGCAGCAAGCCGAGGCGTCGAGGTGCACGGACGGAGGCACTTGCCCAGTGAAagcaggggagcccagtgccagCAGAGCGCGTCCTCTAAACCTGCCCCCCTATAAAAGAGCGCCTCCTAAGGAACACAGGAATGCCCAGAGATTAGTCCTCCAGTATCTGGTGCCTTGCATGAACTCGTACGGCTTGTGCATAGTAGACAATTTCCTGGGGCACAAAACTGGAGACAAAGTCTTGCAAGAAGTCCAGGCTCTGCACCTGAGCGATAAATTCCGGGATGGAGAGCTGGCCAGTCAGAAATCAGGCAGCACTCAGGCTATTCGCGGGGACAAGATAATGTGGGTGGAGGGCAGTGAACAAGGATGCGAAAATATAGGCTATCTGCTGTCCAGAATGGATAAACTCATCATGTACGCGGACGGGAAACTTGGGAATTACAAAATTAGAGGAAGACATAAGGTTAGTAACCGTAGTGGCAATGGCTTGTTTTGAGGTGCtaattcttcccctctcccccacccagggtTTTAGTCTGGGCTAAATGCACACAAACTACATGAATTTTTAGCAACTCCGAGGCACGCGGCGTGTTGTTAGTGGAGTTTGTTCAACGAGGTGATCATTGTTCCCCCTTCTAATCTAACCACTTTTCATTAGAATACATGTTGTAAACGAGTAGGGATTAAATACTTTCTTGGTAACATTTCGTGTCATCTTTGATAATTGGAGGGGGATATGAAAATCTTACTATCAAGTGATTACTATCAAGTGGTTACAGTAGTTTCTAAAAGTGAAAATTTAAGCTCAGTGTTTCACACTGAATTGATCACATGCAGTGTTACTTCTAGATACTGACGGAATCCTGTGCACTTCATgccacactacacaatccatgaACACttttcagtaataataggggaaaATATAATAGGTCTTATacaaactctttcaaaaaaattccaTCACTTTTTTTCTGTCCCCAAAACAGCACCAGGTTATTCTGATGTTGCAATTGACATTGCTAATATTTTAGGAGACCAGTTTAAATGATGGACAGTTACTTTGAAGCAAGGAGTGAATGGGTGTGTAGTTTACAAGTCGCATGGAACATAGAGGAGCGTTTATCGCAAGGAGGTACTTTTAAAAACTGACGAGGAAATTAAGGAGCCTGTCATCAAATGACTAAGACTTGGGGCAGATTTGTGTTTAAATAACCTTAAATCACCTACGGGTAGTTTGTGTGTAAACGTATGTGAGTTGAGGggtcttttctcccctcccccccgacaAATTACTCTTCTCTTGGCCTGTGTTATTGAGCTGAGATAATTGCCAGGGCCAGTTCGATTAGCACTTAATCCTTAAGCACCGTTTGTTTACATTGCCTTGTAGTATGTGACTGTAGTAGCTGCGTACATGTTGAGGGAGAATTCCTCAATGGCGGAGGCCACGCCCCCGGAGCGGCGTGGGCGGGGCTTGCCAAACCACAAGGCACACCTCGTTTAGTCTCGTGGAAATCCCCCGCCTTCGGAGCCAACTGTGGCGCCGTGACAGGCTGAACTCAGGGGTAACTCGCTGGGGGCGGGCCGTTCTGAGGGAGGACACGCCCACTCGACCGCTGATTGGCTAGGTAACTCTCGCACCGGCTGGGAGTGGGGTAGGGGAGAATGTGTCCCGCCCTGGGATTGGGCTCCGCCTACGTGCGGGTCGCTGTTGAGTAAGAACACATTCTGCACGTAGCAGACGTATTAATCAGAAAGGGGCCATCTGCTGCCTTGGTAAATACATCGACAGGGGGTTGCACGTTGCAGGACTCAGCCGCTCCAAAAAAGGGGAGTGATTACAGCCGCCAAGGGGGAGTGCACACACTGTGGTCACATACAGCCAGATAAAAAAGAGCTTCGGCATCAGCAACCTCCTGGTTAAGCACTTATCTGTCGGTAAAGGTgcggctggggagtgggggggagggggtccggGCTAGTAAATGCGCTTACCGTGCATTTAATTAGCGAGTCTAGTAACCCAAAGGCTGGGTGGAACTGGAAGCCTGCACCGAGGAGGGACATTGCAGCAGCTAAACTTTCCCACGCTGCTAGCCTTGTACTCCTTTGCTTCGTCAATTAAAAAAAGTACTCGCTGGTTGACTCAAGTTACTAGCGCGAACGCTCCTCTCCAGCTGGGTTCAGCACCGGTTGGTGGCACAGTTGACTTcactctgaaaaatcagaagaCCCCACCAAGATGCCTCTGGGACCTATAATGAGATTAGACCTAGAGAAAATAGCTCTCGACTATATTGTGCCCTGCCTGCATGACATCGGCTTCTGCTACTTGGACCATTTCCTGGGCGAGGTGGTAGGGGACTGCGTGTTGGAGCGAGTGAAACAGATGCACTATAACGGGGAGCTGCAGGACGGTCAACTAGCTGGCCAGAGCAACGGCATTTCCAAAAGACATTTGAGAGGAGACCAGATAAAGTGGATTGGAGGCACCGAGGAAGGCTGCGAGGCCATCAACTTCCTCCTGTCCTTGATAGACAGGCTGGTGATGTGTTGTGGCAGTAGACTGGGCAAGTACTATGTCAAGGAAAGGTCCAAGGTAAGAGAACCGGAGGGGTCACGCTGCTGTTTGAATCTATACGCGCGGCCTTTGGGGTTGCTCCTACCTGTTCCTCGTGGGGGTTGTACGgtctgttttttcccccaagttcTCCTCTCCCCCCAATGAGACCTTGTACTTCCCAGTTCCCGAGCTGTGGCTCAGCCTGGTCCGGGAACCCCCCAGTAGTGAGCGTGC is a window encoding:
- the LOC142014652 gene encoding uncharacterized protein LOC142014652; translation: MGQVPSVLLDQPESDFFSVKEKPILCRIQGLGGKNYHALTGSRSSAPVMFQQQGHWGEARGTASQMATSRGAEQPTGNGACKSVASTKTTWLIADQPESAQGRSEAQQAEASRCTDGGTCPVKAGEPSASRARPLNLPPYKRAPPKEHRNAQRLVLQYLVPCMNSYGLCIVDNFLGHKTGDKVLQEVQALHLSDKFRDGELASQKSGSTQAIRGDKIMWVEGSEQGCENIGYLLSRMDKLIMYADGKLGNYKIRGRHKVSNRSGNGLF